The following is a genomic window from bacterium.
TCATTCCTTAAAGTTCTTATTTTCTGTTTGTCAAGGCGTGCGCAAAAACTTCATCCAGTGTTTTGGTAAATGTAAATTTCAAACTCTTTTTGACATGAGCAGGAATTTCTTCCAAATCCTTTTTGTTTCTTGCAGGTAGAATTATCTCTTTTATTCCTGCGCGGGAAGCGGCGAGCACTTTTTCTTTAATACCGCCCACAGGCAAAATTTTCCCCTTCAATGTGATTTCCCCTGTCATAGCCACATTGTATTTTACCAGTCTATTGGTTAATAGAGATACCAGCGCGGTAGCTATGGCAATTCCTGCCGAAGGACCATCTTTCGGTACCGCTCCCTGCGGAACATGTATATGTATGTCATATTTTTCAAAAAACCCTTCATCAATTTTTAGTTTCTTTGCTTTGGAACGCACATAAGATAAAGCGGCTTTAGCAGATTCTTGCATTGTTTGACCTAACTGGCCTGTTAAAGTAAGGTCCTTTTTTCCGCTCATTTTGTTTGCTTCTATAAAGAGTATCTCTCCTCCCTGCGGAGTCCATGCCAATCCTGTTGCTACGCCTGGTTCAGACGTGCGCTCGGCAGTTTCGGAAAAGAATTTCACCGGGCCAAGATATGAAGCAACATCTTTCCCGTCAACTTCAAAATGTCTTTTTTTGCCTTTAGAGATTTCTTTTGCAATTTTTCTAAGGATATTGGCAATTTCTCTTTCTACGTTTCTTACTCCTGCCTCACGTGTATATTCCCTTATTATCTTTTTAATGGCAGAGTCGGATATTTTTACATTTTCCGAGGGTAAACCGTTTTCTTTTATCTGACGAGGCAATAGAAATTTTTTAGCAATTACAAGTTTTTCTTCCCCTGTGTAGCCGGGCAGTTCCAAAACTTCCATTCTATCTAATAGCGCAGGCGGAATAGTATGTAGAATGTTTGCTGTTGTAATAAACATTACCTTTGAAAGGTCGAAAGCAACGTCAAGATAATGGTCGCTGAATGAATAATTCTGTTCGGGGTCTAGAACCTCAAGTAATGCAGATGACGGGTCGCCTCTAAAATCGGTGCCAATCTTGTCCACTTCATCTAACATAAACACAGGGTTGTTTGTTCCTGCTCTTCTTAACCCTTGTATTATTCTGCCGGGTAGGGCTCCTATATATGTTCTTCTGTGTCCTCTTATCTCTGCTTCATCTCTTATGCCCCCAAGAGACAATCGGACAAATTTTCTGCCTAATGCTCTGGCAATAGATTGGCCTAGGGATGTTTTTCCCACTCCGGGCGGACCTGCAAAACATAGAACTGGTCCCTTTGCATCT
Proteins encoded in this region:
- the lon gene encoding endopeptidase La, with the protein product MDIELKTPKEIPVLPLRDTVVFPGMTVPITIGKPASIKLVDDVSIGDKFCCLVLQKKKLDEDSQPENLYRVGTLARIVKMFKLPTNTVYLLAHGIERIKIEDFTQKEPYIKAHINNIQEERSGRTPEIEARMRNLLHQFKKAVSLSPKIPEEESYITAINIKEPGRLADFIIANLSLSPKEQQDILETLNPIERLNKVAKFLNNELEVLMLQSKIQEETKSKLGKTQREYFLRQQLESIRKELGEGDENAIEIKELRKKIEEVGMSQEAMKEAKRELNRLDKLPPQAAEYHVIRTYLDWLVSVPWNKSTKDNLDINQAAKVLDEDHHDLKKVKDRILEFLAVMNLKKDAKGPVLCFAGPPGVGKTSLGQSIARALGRKFVRLSLGGIRDEAEIRGHRRTYIGALPGRIIQGLRRAGTNNPVFMLDEVDKIGTDFRGDPSSALLEVLDPEQNYSFSDHYLDVAFDLSKVMFITTANILHTIPPALLDRMEVLELPGYTGEEKLVIAKKFLLPRQIKENGLPSENVKISDSAIKKIIREYTREAGVRNVEREIANILRKIAKEISKGKKRHFEVDGKDVASYLGPVKFFSETAERTSEPGVATGLAWTPQGGEILFIEANKMSGKKDLTLTGQLGQTMQESAKAALSYVRSKAKKLKIDEGFFEKYDIHIHVPQGAVPKDGPSAGIAIATALVSLLTNRLVKYNVAMTGEITLKGKILPVGGIKEKVLAASRAGIKEIILPARNKKDLEEIPAHVKKSLKFTFTKTLDEVFAHALTNRK